One segment of Choloepus didactylus isolate mChoDid1 chromosome 15, mChoDid1.pri, whole genome shotgun sequence DNA contains the following:
- the LOC119509967 gene encoding olfactory receptor 49-like, with translation MVSAGNVTTVQEFILEGFPAVRSLGTVLFLVHLLAYLASITGNTLIITATWADRRLQTPMYFFLSSFSFLECCFITTVIPKLLAIFLSGSQKISFAACFTQAFVFLFVGATIFFLMAVLSLDRYLAICKPLHYPTIMNPRMCVLLVTACLVLGFLLMVVPVGMLSQLSFCGPQVIPHFFCDIGPLTKLSCSDTRYIESLAFSVISFLLLTSFIITVIAYGNIVATILHLPTAKERQRAFSTCSSHLIVLSLMYGSCVFIYVKPKQTSRLDSNREAALVNTVVTPVLNPIIYSLRNKQVHRALKEVLSRSLIHRHQRSHFFVCYLCPSVLIIRFY, from the exons ATGGTGTCTGCAGGGAATGTGACGACCGTCCAGGAGTTCATCCTGGAGGGGTTTCCTGCTGTCCGGTCCCTGGGCACGGTCCTCTTTCTGGTGCACCTGCTGGCCTACCTGGCATCCATCACAGGAAACACACTCATCATCACGGCCACCTGGGCAGACCGTCGCCTGCAgacacccatgtactttttcctcagcaGTTTTTCCTTCCTTGAATGCTGTTTTATAACCACCGTTATTCCTAAATTGCTGGCCATCTTTCTTTCAGGTAGTCAAAAAATTTCCTTTGCTGCTTGCTTCACACAAgcctttgtctttctttttgtgggggcaactatttttttccttatggctGTATTATCTCTGGATCGATATCTGGCCATTTGCAAACCCCTCCATTACCCCACCATCATGAACCCAAGGATGTGTGTCCTCTTGGTCACTGCCTGCTTGGTTTTGGGGTTCCTTCTCATGGTGGTTCCAGTTGGAATGCTCTCCCAGTTATCCTTCTGTGGCCCCCAGGTCATCCCTCACTTCTTTTGTGATATTGGGCCCCTGACTAAACTCTCCTGCTCTGACACCAGGTACATTGAAAGTTTGGCCTTCagtgttatttccttcctccttctgacATCCTTCATCATAACAGTCATTGCATATGGCAACATAGTAGCAACAATTTTGCATCTCCCAACAGCCAAGGAGCGACAGAGAgctttctccacctgctcctctcaCCTCATTGTCCTCTCTCTCATGTATGGCAGCTGTGTCTTTATTTATGTGAAACCAAAGCAAACGAGCAGGCTGGACTCCAACAGAGAGGCTGCCCTCGTGAACACTGTGGTGACCCCAGTGCTGAACCCCATCATTTACAGTCTGCGGAACAAGCAGGTTCATCGGGCATTGAAGGAGGTTCTGTCCAGG TCCCTTATCCACAGACATCAGAGAagtcatttctttgtctgttacTTATGCCCTTCTGTCTTAATAATACGCTTCTACTAA